The Candidatus Stygibacter australis genome window below encodes:
- a CDS encoding ChaN family lipoprotein, which yields MKTVFLILGFIVIITGLYADELDAYRLYNTSGEEIGYNEMISALQDADIVLFGEMHDNPISHWLELQVSKSLYEVVGEKLVLGAEMFEADNQLIMDEYLQGLIKTNHFEENVRLWNNYSTDYKPLVEFAVEKNLNFVATNIPRRYANMVARGGFESLDQLSDEAKSYIAPLPLTYFPEADCYKQMMGMTGMPGKMHADNLPKAQASKDATMAYFIFQNQVSDGIFLHFNGRYHSDSHESIILYLNEYAPESKVMTISTSLNGNMAIPEEDKGIADFIIVVPESMTRTY from the coding sequence ATGAAAACAGTGTTTCTGATATTAGGTTTTATAGTAATTATAACAGGTTTATATGCAGACGAGTTAGATGCCTACAGGTTATATAATACTTCAGGTGAAGAAATTGGCTATAATGAAATGATAAGTGCTTTGCAGGATGCTGATATTGTATTATTTGGAGAGATGCACGATAATCCTATATCACACTGGCTGGAACTGCAAGTAAGTAAATCATTATATGAAGTTGTGGGAGAGAAGCTGGTATTGGGAGCAGAGATGTTTGAAGCAGATAATCAGTTGATCATGGATGAATATTTGCAGGGATTGATCAAAACAAATCATTTTGAAGAGAATGTGCGGTTGTGGAATAATTATAGTACCGATTACAAACCTTTGGTGGAATTTGCAGTAGAGAAGAATCTGAATTTTGTAGCTACTAATATTCCGCGCAGATATGCTAATATGGTAGCCAGAGGAGGCTTTGAGAGTCTGGATCAGTTATCAGATGAAGCAAAAAGCTATATTGCTCCTCTGCCATTGACATATTTTCCTGAAGCTGATTGCTATAAGCAGATGATGGGAATGACTGGTATGCCGGGTAAGATGCATGCAGACAATCTTCCCAAGGCACAGGCGAGCAAGGATGCCACAATGGCATATTTTATATTTCAGAATCAGGTAAGTGATGGGATATTTCTTCATTTTAATGGTAGATACCACTCAGATAGCCATGAAAGCATCATTTTATACCTTAATGAATATGCTCCTGAGAGCAAAGTAATGACGATCTCCACTTCATTGAATGGGAATATGGCAATACCTGAAGAAGATAAAGGTATAGCAGATTTCATTATCGTTGTGCCTGAAAGCATGACC